The Deltaproteobacteria bacterium sequence CTTTAAGGTTGCGCTACCCGCAGAAAATGAACCGGCTTGAAGGATCTGAATGGTGATTTGCTGATCACCTTCTTCCACTTCAATTTTACCATCGTTGATTTCTTGTTTTAGGATTTGGCGCATTTCAGCCGACTGCTTCCTGGTTTGTTCTCTGGCAGCGGCTTGGAGAATTTGCGCTTCAGATAGAATTTGTTCAACTCCAAATTCTTCCATTTCAGTGCTCATGGACTGACCCAGCCCTCGCTTCATCGACTCGACCATCTTCTTAAATGTCGTAATTTCCATGCTGCTCATCGATAAAAGCATAACGAAGAAACACATGAGTAGGGACATCAGATCGGCGAATGTTACGACCCAAAGGGGAGCGCCTGCCTCTGCTTCTGGAGCAGGTGGACCCATTGAATCATCTTCCAACAACATTGTCGGTGGTGGAGGTGCCGGTTTAGCCTTTTTAGCGGCGTCTTCGGTTGCGATATCCGCGGATGGTTTCTTCGGCGCTTTTTTGGCGGTTACTTGTGCTGCGGCGATCGCAGCGGTTTGAGCAGTTTGTTCCGCCTGCGGTACTCCCGCTACTGCAGTGACGACCGATTTAGCAGTTGTTTTTTTCTTACGTTTCTTTTTTCGGACGGGGGCTTTGCCGTCAGCAGTCTCGGCTGGAGCGGCAGCTGGAGTCTTCTTGGAGACTTTCTTCTTGGTTGTCTTCTTCGTTGTTTTCTTGGTTGTTTTCTTGGTTGATTTCAGCTTTTTGGGCGCATCGGTCTCTGGCGACGGGCGCTCGCGCGTCTTCTTCACTGCTTTATCTGCAGGCTTTGCGCCCCGTTTGGGCTTATCTGGTTTCTCCGAATCGCTCACCGCTATCCTTTGGCGACAGTGTGGTTAAGTTGCCATGGCTTCCCATTACGAGGCAATCCCACATTTAACTATCGACTATTTGACCAAAGACTAAAGTTAGAATCCAACACGTCGATTCAGTTGTTGCACCCCGAACACCGTAATAAGGTGGTCATGGGACTGGTGCAATC is a genomic window containing:
- a CDS encoding OmpA family protein, translated to MSDSEKPDKPKRGAKPADKAVKKTRERPSPETDAPKKLKSTKKTTKKTTKKTTKKKVSKKTPAAAPAETADGKAPVRKKKRKKKTTAKSVVTAVAGVPQAEQTAQTAAIAAAQVTAKKAPKKPSADIATEDAAKKAKPAPPPPTMLLEDDSMGPPAPEAEAGAPLWVVTFADLMSLLMCFFVMLLSMSSMEITTFKKMVESMKRGLGQSMSTEMEEFGVEQILSEAQILQAAAREQTRKQSAEMRQILKQEINDGKIEVEEGDQQITIQILQAGSFSAGSATLKKSFVSISTKLKNSLDKIPGAITVAGHTDNQPMSTRQFRSNWELSSARAFSVIHSLLKRSDLKPERFVLRGFAETRPRVPNDTPQNRGKNRRVEIIIDQRESSNITGTDNPDNLERIIINAETLENYHRDHVRPINSVGKPPPAAPAPTK